From the Terriglobia bacterium genome, the window GGGTGTCAGCTATCCCACGCTCAAGCAGTGGATCTACAAGAAAAAGATCCGCACCGCCAGGACCCCCGGCGGGCACCACCGCGTCCCGGAAAGCGAAATCGACCGCCTGCTCCCGAAAAAACTGGAGCGCGGCGGCCTGCGGCATCGCCGCGGCGCGTTTCGCCGCATCAGCGGCCGCAACCAGCTCAGCGGACGCGTTCTCGAAGTGAAATACGACGGCCTGCTGGCCCAGGTCACCCTGGCTATCGGCGAACAGCGCATCACCGCCATCATCACCGCCGACGCCGCCCGCGAATTGCGCCTCAAGCCCGGCGAGCGCGCCGCCGCCCTGGTCAAAGCCACCGAAGTCATGATCCTGCGCACCTGACTTTTTCCGGAGAATAAATCCACCGAGCCTGGGGAGTTTTATGAAATCGTCAACGCACCGTCAGCCTGCAGCGGCAACTCCTTCTCGGCTCCTGGCGCCATTCCCTTGTCATTCCGGGCGCAGCCGAGCTCTCTCTTTTCGCCTCATCACCGCTGGCCTGTCTTTCTTCCTGGCAGCGAGCGTCCTCCGCGCCGCCGGCATCACCGTCGCCGCCGCCTCCGACCTGAAGTTCGCGCTGCCGGAAGTCGCGGCCAAGTACGAGGAACAAACCGGCAACCAGGTCAGCATCACCTATGGCTCCTCCGGAAATTTCTATGCGCAGATTCAGAACGGCGCGCCCTTCGATCTGTTCTTCTCCGCGGACATGGACTACCCGCGCCAGCTCGAGGCCGCCGGCCTGGCCGAGCCCGGCACACTCTACCAATACGGCGTCGGCCGCCTGGTCCTCTGGGTCCCCGCAAATTCTCCGGTGGATGTGGCCCGGCGCGGCTGGGATGCGCTTCTTGATCCCGCCATCCGCAAAATCGCCATCGCCAACCCCAGGCATGCGCCCTACGGCCAGGCCGCGGTCGCGGCGCTGATGAGCGCCGGCATCTATGACCAAGTCGCAGCCAAGCTGGTCTACGGCGAAAATATTTCGCAGGCGGCGCAGTTTGTGGAGTCCGGCAACGCCGATGCCGGGCTCCTTGCCCTGGCCCTGGCGCTCTCTCCGCACCTGCAGCAAGCCGGAAAATTCTGGAGCGTTCCTGCCGGCGCGCATCCCCCGCTCAAGCAGGCTGCCGTCGTACTCAAGTCTTCCCCCAATAAAGAGGCGGCCCGGGCCTTTCTGGAATTCGTGAAGAGCCCGGCAGGCCGCGCGCTGCTCGAGAAACACGGTTTCTCGTTTCTTGCGCAGGCTGTCCCGCCCGCAAAAACGCCATGAATCTGCAAGCGCTCCTGCTCTCGCTGCGCCTGGCGGCGGTTGTTTCCGTCCTCCTGCTGGGCATCGGCCTGCCGCTCGCGGCCTGGCTGGCCTTTGGACGCTGGCGCGGCCGTTTTCTCCTGGAAGCGCTGGTGGCCCTGCCCCTGGTTCTCCCCCCGACCGTGCTCGGCTTTTATCTGCTGGTGATCATGGGGCCGCGGACGCCGTTCGGCCGGCTCTGGCAGGCGTTGTTCGGGCACGGCCTGGCCTTCACCTTCCAGGGGCTCGTCGTCGGATCGCTGCTCTACAGCCTGCCGTTTGCCGTGCAGCCGCTGGTCAGCGCGTTTCGCGGCGTGGACCGCGCGCTGCTCGATGCCTCGTTCGTCCTCGGCGCCTCGCGCCTGCGCACCTTTCGCCGCGTGATCCTGCCGCTCTCCTTTTCCGGCCTGCTGACCGCGCTCGTCTTGAGCTTCGCGCATACCCTCGGCGAATTCGGCGTGGTGCTCATGGTGGGCGGCAATCTCCCGGGCATTACCCGGACGGTGTCCATCGCCATCTACGATTCGGCGCAGGCGCTGGACTACGGCGCAGCCAACCGCCTGGCCCTGCTCCTCCTCCTGCTGTCCTTTTCCTCTTTGTCCGTGGTGTATGCGGTGAACCGCCGGGTGTGGTCGCCGTGGAGCCCGCGATGAGCTCTGCTGCGCTCAGCGCCCGCGTCCGCCGCGCGCAGCGCCGCCGCGGCGCGAACCCCTTCGTTCTGGAGGTCTCGCTGCGGATCGAGCCCGGCTTCACGATTCTTTTCGGGCCGTCGGGGGCGGGGAAGTCCACGCTGCTGGACTGCATCGCCG encodes:
- a CDS encoding helix-turn-helix transcriptional regulator produces the protein MNLLSPRDAARILGVSYPTLKQWIYKKKIRTARTPGGHHRVPESEIDRLLPKKLERGGLRHRRGAFRRISGRNQLSGRVLEVKYDGLLAQVTLAIGEQRITAIITADAARELRLKPGERAAALVKATEVMILRT
- the modA gene encoding molybdate ABC transporter substrate-binding protein, which codes for MKSSTHRQPAAATPSRLLAPFPCHSGRSRALSFRLITAGLSFFLAASVLRAAGITVAAASDLKFALPEVAAKYEEQTGNQVSITYGSSGNFYAQIQNGAPFDLFFSADMDYPRQLEAAGLAEPGTLYQYGVGRLVLWVPANSPVDVARRGWDALLDPAIRKIAIANPRHAPYGQAAVAALMSAGIYDQVAAKLVYGENISQAAQFVESGNADAGLLALALALSPHLQQAGKFWSVPAGAHPPLKQAAVVLKSSPNKEAARAFLEFVKSPAGRALLEKHGFSFLAQAVPPAKTP
- the modB gene encoding molybdate ABC transporter permease subunit, with the translated sequence MNLQALLLSLRLAAVVSVLLLGIGLPLAAWLAFGRWRGRFLLEALVALPLVLPPTVLGFYLLVIMGPRTPFGRLWQALFGHGLAFTFQGLVVGSLLYSLPFAVQPLVSAFRGVDRALLDASFVLGASRLRTFRRVILPLSFSGLLTALVLSFAHTLGEFGVVLMVGGNLPGITRTVSIAIYDSAQALDYGAANRLALLLLLLSFSSLSVVYAVNRRVWSPWSPR